One segment of Gasterosteus aculeatus chromosome 3, fGasAcu3.hap1.1, whole genome shotgun sequence DNA contains the following:
- the apol1 gene encoding apolipoprotein L1 isoform X2 — MQKAALFGGLFKKSADPLPRAQDSLSLSSELSQSSDSLTDGGTKQKSGVFGGLLKRSKAGHVRRPSQDLLDSEFTASNDSLSENAATKEKKGVFGGMFKKSKPFGARPQSQEDVSASRELSASKDDLSVKSNTKEPGGLFNGVFKKPPKPFGARTQSQEDLSALSEASGSNDNLSANSNTKGPGGVFGGMFKKSPKPFGARTQSQEGLSEPRELSGSRDSLSENAAEKGGFFGDVFKKKGAKSQSQDDLSEDGELSASSVALTEKSSQGGAAAKILRNPFTSTSREKNSECEPEVPDGGETPLSQKQSKFSEAMEKMNPFRSANKHEKPTGADDKERDADKQLEGNVIRREAKDRSETPPLPRRPAGEVCEQLDPTARRVVRAPLTCDSRPQETKTMSTHAGATAGDAVENQSQTEDEGLKEEDEGKLPETKSTTVRKQKHHNPFMPHAGAKPQSDDEGLEEKEAPSSKEDKKAEEGQDKTEAKIKKPKRHNPFMPRAKGRVVRRNAQDAAAENDGGNRCLFDRLEDFRVDPSQAEDRQDVENLMEWWNQVDSWEDTPQDDDMTEKEEAKAFAVTAEKVQKGIRVFNKLFSERAESLWQHVIDLNGIADGLDKFNKNTKIAQITGGSTSAIGGVATITGLALAPVTMGISLIVTAVGLGVATAGGLTSAGAGISNQVNNSMDRKKVEKIVQDYQEKMVDLDKCLKFIKRGIENLKRFDLIKMKKHAYNRDFPALSSSFYEDGAMAGKAILINANEIMRVVQIANVAGSTAARAVQIASMATGVLTGLFVGMDIYFVAKDSKELKKGAKSEFAAKIREVATQLHEGLVELNGIREELQATSPEGRAAEAPAALDGGGGKETEDKGDESSEDEIDRIKKAIKKDYENREYV, encoded by the exons TCTTTTGGACTCGGAGTTCACGGCGAGCAACGACAGTCTGTCTGAGAACGCCGCAACGAAG GAGAAAAAAGGGGTGTTCGGCGGGATGTTTAAAAAGTCCAAGCCGTTTGGAGCGAGGCCACAATCACAG GAGGACGTGTCTGCGTCCCGCGAGCTCTCGGCCAGCAAAGACGACCTCTCTGTGAAGAGCAACACTAAG GAACCAGGAGGGCTGTTCAACGGCGTGTTTAAAAAGCCCCCCAAGCCTTTCGGAGCGAGGACACAATCTCAG gAGGATTTGTCGGCACTCAGCGAAGCCTCAGGCAGCAACGACAACCTTTCTGCGAACAGCAACACTAAG GGACCAGGAGGGGTGTTCGGTGGGATGTTTAAAAAGTCCCCAAAGCCTTTCGGAGCGAGGACGCAATCTCAG GAGGGTTTATCTGAGCCCAGGGAGCTCTCCGGGAGCAGAGACAGCCTGTCGGAGAACGCCGCG gaGAAAGGAGGGTTCTTCGGGGACGTGTTCAAAAAAAAAGGGGCCAAATCGCAGTCGCAG GATGATTTGTCTGAGGACGGGGAACTCTCCGCCAGCAGCGTCGCGCTCACGGAGAAGTCGTCCCAG GGTGGAGCTGCAGCGAAGATCCTGAGGAATCCTTTTACCTCCACATCTCGG gagaagaacTCTGAGTGCGAGCCGGAGGTGCCGGACGGTGGAGAGACTCCGCTCAGCCAGAAACAG AGTAAATTTTCTGAGGCGATGGAAAAGATGAACCCTTTCCGCTCTGCAAACAAA CACGAGAAGCCGACGGGCGCCGACGACAAGGAGCGCGATGCGGACAAACAG CTCGAAGGGAACGTGATCCGGCGAGAGGCGAAGGACAGAAGTGAAACTCCGCCGCTTCCGCGCAGACCAGCCGGCGAGGTCTGCGAGCAGCTCGATCCGACAGCGCGCCGTGTGGTCCGAGCTCCTCTGACCTGTGACAGCCGTCCACAGGAGACGAAGACGATGTCCACACACGCCGGCGCCACAGCGGGAGACGCCGTGGAGAATCAG AGCCAAACAGAAGACGAAGGCCtcaaagaggaagacgaggggaaACTTCCAGAAACCAAAAGT ACCACGGTGAGAAAACAGAAGCACCACAATCCGTTTATGCCACATGCCGGAGCCAAG CCTCAGTCCGATGATGAAGGGCTGGAAGAGAAAGAGGCTCCTTCTTCTAAAGAGGACAAGAAAGCGGAAGAGGGACAGGACAAAACGGAG GCCAAAATCAAGAAGCCAAAGAGACACAATCCCTTCATGCCTCGCGCCAAG gGCAGAGTTGTGCGCAGGAACGCACAGGATGCAGCTGCAGAG aACGACGGTGGAAATAGATGCTTGTTTGACCGGCTGGAGGACTTCCGCGTGGACCCGTCGCAGGCCGAGGACAGACAG GATGTGGAGAACCTCATGGAGTGGTGGAACCAAGTGGACT CTTGGGAGGACACGCCTCAAGACGATGACATGACCGAAAAGGAAGAGGCCAA GGCGTTCGCTGTGACGGCCGAGAAGGTGCAGAAAGGAATCCGCGTGTTCAACAAGCTCTTCTCGGAGCGCGCCGAGAGCCTCTGGCAGCACGTCATCGATCTCAACGGCATCGCAGACGGCCTGGACAAGTTCAACAAGAACACCAAGATCGCCCAGATCACCGGCGGCTCTACCAGCGCCATCGGCGGCGTGGCCACCATCACCGGCCTCGCCCTGGCCCCGGTCACCATGGGTATCTCCTTGATCGTGACGGCGGTGGGATTGGGGGTCGCCACGGCGGGCGGCCTGACCTCCGCGGGCGCCGGCATCTCCAACCAGGTCAACAACTCGATGGACCGCAAGAAGGTGGAGAAGATCGTGCAGGACTATCAGGAGAAGATGGTCGACCTGGACAAGTGCCTGAAGTTCATCAAGCGGGGGATCGAGAACCTGAAGAGGTTCGACCTGATCAAGATGAAAAAACACGCCTACAACCGCGACTTCCCCGCGCTCAGCAGCAGTTTCTACGAGGACGGCGCCATGGCGGGAAAGGCCATCCTCATCAACGCCAACGAGATCATGCGCGTGGTGCAGATCGCCAACGTGGCGGGCAGCACCGCGGCCAGGGCGGTCCAGATCGCCAGCATGGCCACGGGCGTGCTCACGGGGCTTTTCGTCGGGATGGACATCTACTTCGTGGCCAAAGACTCCAAGGAGCTCAAGAAAGGCGCCAAGTCAGAGTTTGCCGCCAAGATCCGGGAGGTGGCGACGCAGCTGCACGAGGGCCTGGTGGAGCTCAACGGGATCCGAGAGGAGCTGCAGGCCACCTCGCCGGAGGGCCGCGCGGCCGAGGCTCCGGCCGCTttggacggcggcggcggcaaagAGACGGAGGACAAAGGGGACGAATCGAGCGAAGATGAGATCGACCGCATCAAGAAAGCCATAAAAAAGGACTACGAGAACCGAGAATACGTTTGA